From Streptomyces asiaticus, one genomic window encodes:
- a CDS encoding DUF6507 family protein, with amino-acid sequence MGKPEDGWDIDTSGVRGVLLKTGRVADDIEGQAKSYGKHLLSAAKSAGTLSMGCGPKPEGGPVAAALVEFEQKTENDIKYIAARSGKSIKGAATATKEYVGGDLAMAAHTQREALKAPDLNPPGKHHRAGPK; translated from the coding sequence GTGGGAAAGCCTGAGGACGGCTGGGACATCGACACCAGTGGGGTGCGCGGTGTCCTTCTCAAGACCGGACGTGTGGCCGACGACATCGAGGGCCAGGCGAAGTCGTACGGCAAGCACCTGCTGAGTGCCGCGAAGTCGGCGGGCACGCTGAGCATGGGGTGCGGGCCCAAGCCCGAGGGCGGGCCCGTGGCCGCCGCACTGGTCGAGTTCGAGCAGAAGACAGAGAACGACATCAAGTACATCGCCGCCCGCTCCGGAAAGTCGATCAAGGGTGCGGCGACCGCCACCAAAGAGTACGTCGGGGGCGACCTCGCCATGGCGGCGCACACCCAGCGCGAGGCGTTGAAAGCACCCGATCTGAACCCTCCGGGTAAGCACCATCGGGCCGGTCCGAAATGA